A part of Spodoptera frugiperda isolate SF20-4 chromosome 25, AGI-APGP_CSIRO_Sfru_2.0, whole genome shotgun sequence genomic DNA contains:
- the LOC118264673 gene encoding NADH-ubiquinone oxidoreductase subunit 8-like translates to MFLMKRVVFRNLPYIGAVVTRHVRGQQQKSECLPAWPPCPPPLEPPPFSCCPPPPTLYPPFYCCPRTKYDVNFIYINDIPPKTGFRDFVDRIAQTLFWTELIRGFAVTLGHVFGEPATINYPFEKGPLSPRFRGEHALRRYPSGEERCIACKLCEAMCPAQAITIESEQRADGSRRAVRYDIDLSKCIFCGYCQEACPVDAIVEGPNFEYSAATREELFYNKERLLTNGDRWEPEVASNIRDNHLYR, encoded by the exons atgtttttaatgaagCGAGTTGTTTTTAGAAATCTACCTTACATCGGCGCTGTGGTGACTAGGCACGTTCGGGGGCAACAACAAAAGTCCGAGTGCTTGCCTGCATGGCCACCTTGCCCACCGCCGTTAGAACCACCACCGTTTTCATGTTGCCCACCACCGCCCACACTCTATCCTCCCTTCTACTGCTGCCCAAGAACCAAATACGACGTCAATTTCATATACATCAACGATATTCCTCCAAAAACAGGATTTCGCGACTTCGTCGATCGGATAGCACAAACTCTATTCTGGACGGAGCTAATTCGAG GTTTCGCTGTGACGTTGGGTCATGTATTTGGTGAACCAGCTACAATAAACTATCCTTTCGAGAAGGGTCCGCTGTCTCCTCGGTTCAGGGGAGAGCACGCTCTGCGGAGGTATCCGTCGGGCGAGGAGCGTTGTATTGCCTGCAAGTTATGTGAAGCAATGTGTCCGGCACAGGCGATCACTATCGAGTCTGAGCAGCGCGCGGACGGCTCTCGGCGCGCCGTGCGATACGACATCGACCTCAGTAAGTGCATCTTCTGCGGCTACTGCCAAGAAGCGTGTCCCGTCGACGCCATAGTCGAAGGTCCCAACTTTGAATACAGCGCCGCCACGCGCGAAGAGctgttttataataaagaaagGTTATTGACAAACGGCGACCGCTGGGAGCCCGAGGTTGCGAGCAATATCAGGGACAATCATTTATAtcgttag